A single region of the Granulicella aggregans genome encodes:
- a CDS encoding MFS transporter, which translates to MPPSKRRAPVWLMGLSNATFGLVGGFIVLPLPQLLAAEGVSEAKIAAVSAACLSPGFWVFLLGPLLDLRFSRRFYASLFAVLAGLGLAFAVVMKTNLPVLEISVMVSYAAAVLNSNALGGWLGAILPQVAEGDQDESNHEAVKLGAWTQVGSFLGGGAIAVLAGEFLRLFPVNVAAVLLGLLVMLPAAVFPWIPLPVEADGVLRRTAVESFAELFRDLRQLLTRRDVWWMMALFLAPTGSFALTNQLGGVARDFHASDAFVSRMGGAVLSFAGAAVCLLLPVLARWVKPLPLYLTIGTVGSLFTLGLLLLPRTPAAFAIAFMAENVVQALSFTSAVAICLSTIGKDNPLAATQFTLLTSATVLPILYMGVLDGRAYAGLAGVSGLSGMYLWDGCLSLVACAVMAFAMWRWPVAQAGRAELPLRGG; encoded by the coding sequence ATGCCGCCAAGTAAACGCCGGGCTCCTGTATGGCTGATGGGGCTGTCCAATGCCACCTTCGGGCTGGTGGGCGGCTTTATCGTACTGCCGCTGCCGCAGTTGCTGGCGGCCGAGGGCGTCAGCGAAGCGAAGATCGCCGCAGTAAGTGCTGCTTGTCTCTCGCCGGGATTCTGGGTGTTCCTGCTGGGTCCGCTGCTCGACCTGCGCTTTAGCCGAAGGTTCTATGCGAGCTTATTTGCCGTTCTGGCTGGCCTTGGCCTGGCGTTTGCTGTCGTGATGAAGACAAATCTTCCGGTGCTGGAGATCTCTGTAATGGTCTCGTACGCGGCGGCGGTGTTGAACTCGAACGCCCTGGGCGGATGGCTGGGGGCAATTCTGCCGCAGGTGGCGGAAGGAGATCAGGACGAATCGAACCACGAAGCGGTGAAGCTGGGAGCCTGGACGCAGGTGGGAAGCTTCCTGGGCGGTGGAGCGATCGCTGTGCTGGCGGGGGAGTTTTTACGGCTCTTCCCGGTGAACGTGGCAGCGGTACTTCTGGGGCTACTGGTGATGCTGCCGGCGGCGGTCTTTCCGTGGATTCCATTGCCAGTTGAGGCGGACGGAGTGCTGCGGCGGACGGCGGTGGAGAGCTTCGCGGAGCTCTTTCGCGATCTCCGGCAGTTGCTTACCCGCCGCGATGTCTGGTGGATGATGGCGCTGTTCCTTGCGCCGACGGGGTCGTTTGCGCTGACCAACCAGCTTGGTGGGGTCGCGCGGGACTTTCACGCGTCGGATGCGTTCGTGAGCCGGATGGGAGGGGCAGTGCTCTCTTTTGCCGGGGCGGCGGTATGCCTGCTGCTGCCGGTCCTTGCCCGCTGGGTCAAGCCGCTGCCGCTCTATCTGACGATTGGAACAGTTGGGAGCTTGTTTACTCTGGGACTGCTGCTGTTGCCACGAACTCCAGCGGCGTTTGCGATTGCGTTTATGGCTGAGAACGTCGTTCAGGCTCTCAGCTTTACGTCGGCGGTGGCGATCTGCCTGTCGACGATTGGTAAGGACAATCCGCTGGCGGCGACGCAGTTCACCCTGCTCACCTCGGCCACGGTGCTTCCGATTCTCTATATGGGTGTCCTGGATGGCCGGGCCTATGCAGGTCTCGCAGGAGTGAGCGGGCTGAGTGGTATGTATCTGTGGGACGGGTGTTTAAGCCTGGTGGCGTGTGCGGTGATGGCGTTCGCGATGTGGCGATGGCCCGTAGCTCAGGCAGGAAGAGCGGAGCTTCCGCTCCGCGGAGGATGA
- a CDS encoding AraC family transcriptional regulator — MISPIVPDLKIAQPAQQTAGKMDPLSEVISLLKPQSYSSGGFAVSGDLAIQFPKHQGIKCYALLAGQCWLVFDDIPEPILINEGDCFLLPRGMPFRLTTDLALEPVHYTVAIAHFGMRNEAPGVTEGARYIAGGHFALTGSHAEMLLQSLPPIVHIRSESDKATMRWSMERMREELRNPQPGSSLITQQLACMMLVQALRLHLTDTASAGQGWLSALSDKHMSLAITSMHHDPGYGWTLQALAERVGLSRSVFALRFRETVGSTPMEYLTRWRMVLATDRLKNSSEGLGTIAQSLGYESESAFGKAFRRVMGCSPRQYARMPAHSLSAKSEAITT, encoded by the coding sequence ATGATTAGTCCAATCGTCCCGGATTTGAAAATCGCGCAGCCAGCTCAGCAGACCGCTGGAAAGATGGATCCGCTCTCCGAAGTGATCTCGCTGCTGAAGCCGCAGAGCTACTCCTCTGGCGGCTTCGCGGTGAGCGGCGACCTGGCCATCCAGTTCCCGAAACATCAGGGAATCAAGTGCTATGCTCTGCTCGCCGGCCAGTGCTGGCTGGTATTCGACGACATACCTGAGCCGATCCTGATCAACGAAGGCGATTGCTTTCTGCTGCCGCGCGGGATGCCATTCCGGCTCACGACCGACCTTGCGTTGGAGCCCGTCCACTACACGGTCGCGATCGCGCACTTCGGTATGCGCAATGAGGCCCCGGGTGTCACCGAAGGGGCTCGTTATATTGCCGGTGGACACTTCGCGCTGACCGGAAGCCATGCCGAGATGCTGCTTCAGTCGCTACCTCCCATCGTCCATATTCGCAGCGAATCGGACAAAGCGACCATGCGCTGGTCCATGGAGCGGATGCGCGAGGAGCTTCGCAATCCCCAACCAGGCAGCTCGCTGATCACGCAGCAACTCGCCTGCATGATGCTGGTGCAGGCCCTGCGCCTGCATCTCACGGACACGGCCAGCGCAGGCCAGGGCTGGCTCTCCGCGCTCTCGGATAAGCATATGAGCCTCGCGATTACGAGCATGCACCATGATCCGGGCTACGGCTGGACGCTGCAAGCGCTTGCAGAACGCGTCGGTCTGTCGCGCTCGGTCTTCGCGCTGCGCTTCCGGGAGACGGTTGGCAGTACGCCGATGGAGTACCTCACCCGATGGCGGATGGTGCTGGCGACCGACCGCCTGAAGAACTCCTCGGAGGGGCTCGGGACCATCGCGCAGTCGCTTGGCTACGAGTCGGAAAGCGCCTTTGGCAAGGCCTTCCGCCGGGTGATGGGATGTTCGCCAAGACAATATGCGCGAATGCCTGCGCACTCGCTGTCTGCGAAGTCAGAAGCCATCACGACCTGA
- a CDS encoding SDR family oxidoreductase: MRIFVTGATGFIGSALIPKLVEAGHSVLGLTRSEAGAEALRAKGIDVLHGNIEDLDSLREGASKTDGTIHLAFNHDFSQFQKNCEDDLKAVKAIGEVLVGSDRPFIMTSGTAIAANIDGKPSTEDGPTLSWNPRVASEAAMKELTERGVKTTVVRLPQVHDTRKQGLVPYVHAVARQKGVSAYIGDGSNRWPAAHISDVARLYHLALEKAEPGAIYHAVDEEGVSMKAIAEALGRGLKIPVVSIKPEEADAHFGWLGRFAVHDMPASSALTRQKLNWTPTGPGMIADLDGMDYTQPPL; the protein is encoded by the coding sequence ATGCGTATTTTTGTGACCGGAGCGACAGGGTTCATCGGTTCGGCTCTTATTCCGAAGTTGGTAGAGGCGGGGCACAGCGTGCTTGGCCTCACGCGGTCCGAGGCCGGAGCCGAGGCTCTGCGGGCTAAGGGAATCGACGTGCTTCACGGCAATATCGAAGACCTCGACAGTCTGCGCGAGGGAGCGTCCAAGACGGACGGCACCATTCACCTGGCCTTCAACCATGACTTCTCGCAGTTCCAGAAGAACTGCGAGGATGACCTGAAGGCGGTTAAGGCGATCGGTGAGGTTTTGGTGGGGTCCGACCGGCCGTTCATCATGACATCCGGTACGGCGATCGCCGCCAACATCGATGGAAAGCCTTCGACGGAGGACGGTCCAACCTTGTCCTGGAACCCGCGCGTGGCTTCGGAGGCGGCGATGAAAGAGCTGACGGAGCGCGGCGTGAAGACCACGGTTGTGCGGCTCCCGCAGGTTCACGACACGCGCAAGCAGGGCCTGGTGCCCTACGTGCACGCCGTGGCGCGGCAGAAGGGCGTCTCGGCCTATATCGGTGATGGCAGCAATCGCTGGCCGGCAGCGCATATCTCCGACGTCGCGCGGCTCTATCATCTGGCGCTTGAGAAGGCCGAGCCGGGCGCGATCTACCACGCTGTGGACGAAGAGGGCGTCTCGATGAAGGCCATCGCCGAGGCACTGGGCCGCGGGCTGAAGATCCCGGTAGTCAGCATCAAGCCTGAAGAGGCCGATGCACACTTCGGCTGGCTTGGCCGTTTCGCGGTCCATGACATGCCAGCGTCCAGCGCGCTGACAAGGCAAAAACTCAACTGGACGCCCACCGGCCCAGGTATGATCGCCGACCTTGACGGAATGGACTACACGCAGCCGCCGTTGTAA
- the kdsB gene encoding 3-deoxy-manno-octulosonate cytidylyltransferase, translated as MSATNRTLAVIPARLASTRLPRKVLREIAGRPMLAWVYDAARACPQLDEVVIATDSEEVSALCEKNGWPFELTSVDLPSGTDRVHAVAQHRDAAIYVNIQADEPTLTPDHISALLAPFAQPHVDVTTLKVPCTPENIANPNAVKVVTALDGRALYFSRATIPYDRDGGGSATYWKHIGLYAYRKAALNRFAALVPSQLERTERLEQLRLLENGFNLYVAPTEQDTIGVDTEDDLYRVDTLLRTASIA; from the coding sequence ATGAGCGCAACCAACCGCACTCTCGCAGTCATTCCCGCCCGCCTCGCCTCGACCCGCCTGCCACGCAAGGTGCTGCGCGAGATCGCCGGACGGCCCATGCTGGCGTGGGTCTACGACGCCGCGCGCGCCTGCCCGCAGCTCGACGAGGTCGTGATCGCCACAGACTCCGAAGAGGTCTCCGCCCTGTGTGAGAAGAACGGCTGGCCGTTCGAGCTCACCTCGGTCGATCTCCCCAGCGGGACGGACCGCGTCCACGCGGTCGCGCAGCATCGCGACGCTGCCATCTACGTAAACATCCAGGCCGATGAACCCACGCTCACGCCCGACCACATCTCCGCCCTGCTCGCTCCCTTCGCCCAGCCGCACGTGGACGTCACGACGCTAAAGGTTCCGTGTACGCCAGAGAACATTGCCAATCCCAACGCGGTGAAGGTGGTCACCGCGCTCGATGGCCGGGCGCTGTACTTCTCCCGAGCCACCATTCCCTACGACCGCGACGGGGGCGGGTCGGCCACGTACTGGAAGCACATCGGCCTCTACGCTTATCGCAAAGCGGCTCTGAACCGGTTCGCCGCGCTGGTTCCGTCGCAGCTTGAGCGGACCGAACGCCTGGAACAATTACGGCTTCTGGAGAACGGCTTCAACCTCTACGTCGCCCCGACGGAGCAGGACACCATCGGCGTCGACACCGAAGATGACCTCTATCGCGTAGACACCCTCCTCAGAACCGCGTCCATCGCGTAG
- a CDS encoding ammonium transporter, translated as MLGALLSGSSVLAQVSGAQPDRLAALEKASADQTAAIAAAQTAGDNAWMLVSAALVLMMSGPGLALFYGGLVRKKNILGTMMQTFAMMAVITVLWALVTYSLAFGEGNAFIGGLHNVFLHGVGLAPDVKYAATIPLQTFMVYQLMFAIITPALITGAFAERMKFSAMLVFMVLWAIFIYSPMAHMVWGKGGLLNASLGGRFPCLDFAGGTVVHVTSGVSALVTALYLGKRLGYPKTAMPPHSVVLSFVGACLLWVGWFGFNAGSALGAGTLATSAFVATHFGAAAAAIGWSAAEWLRNGRCSALGAISGAVAGLVAITPASGFVTPMSALWIGLIAGVFCYLMVVKVKNIFGYDDSLDAFGVHGAGGTLGAILTGVFANSTINPIFGAGKATGLLEGNAHQLLNQFIGVAIAWAISIVGTLIILFIVDKLIGLRVSEEDERTGLDLSQHGEEGYDWAA; from the coding sequence ATGTTGGGAGCTTTGCTCTCGGGAAGCTCCGTTCTAGCGCAGGTATCCGGCGCCCAACCCGACCGGCTCGCCGCGCTCGAGAAGGCTTCGGCCGATCAGACCGCCGCAATCGCCGCCGCGCAGACCGCAGGCGACAACGCCTGGATGCTGGTCAGCGCTGCTCTGGTGCTGATGATGAGCGGTCCGGGACTCGCGCTCTTCTACGGCGGCCTGGTTCGCAAGAAGAACATCTTGGGCACCATGATGCAGACCTTCGCGATGATGGCCGTCATCACGGTGCTGTGGGCGCTGGTGACCTACTCGCTGGCCTTCGGCGAAGGCAACGCCTTCATCGGCGGCCTGCATAACGTCTTCCTCCACGGCGTCGGCCTCGCTCCCGACGTCAAATACGCGGCGACCATCCCGCTCCAGACCTTCATGGTCTACCAGTTGATGTTCGCGATCATCACACCCGCGCTGATCACGGGTGCCTTCGCCGAGCGCATGAAGTTCTCCGCCATGCTGGTCTTCATGGTGCTGTGGGCGATCTTCATCTATAGCCCGATGGCGCACATGGTCTGGGGCAAGGGCGGTCTGCTGAACGCGTCGCTCGGCGGACGCTTCCCCTGCCTCGACTTCGCAGGCGGCACGGTGGTCCACGTCACCTCGGGCGTCTCGGCGCTGGTGACGGCGCTCTATCTCGGCAAGCGGCTCGGCTACCCGAAGACGGCCATGCCGCCGCACTCGGTCGTGCTTAGTTTCGTTGGCGCATGCCTGCTGTGGGTGGGCTGGTTCGGATTCAACGCCGGCTCGGCTCTGGGCGCGGGAACGCTGGCCACGTCGGCGTTCGTCGCGACACACTTCGGCGCGGCCGCTGCCGCCATCGGCTGGAGTGCGGCAGAGTGGCTCCGCAACGGACGCTGCTCAGCCCTGGGAGCGATCTCCGGCGCGGTCGCCGGTCTCGTCGCCATCACCCCGGCCTCGGGCTTCGTGACGCCGATGTCGGCGCTCTGGATCGGCCTGATCGCTGGGGTCTTCTGCTACCTCATGGTGGTGAAGGTGAAGAACATCTTCGGGTATGACGACTCACTCGACGCCTTCGGCGTTCACGGCGCAGGCGGAACCCTCGGAGCCATCCTCACCGGCGTCTTCGCCAACAGCACTATCAACCCCATCTTCGGAGCGGGCAAGGCGACTGGTCTGCTTGAGGGCAACGCCCACCAGCTGCTAAACCAGTTCATCGGCGTAGCGATTGCATGGGCGATCTCCATCGTCGGCACGCTGATCATTCTCTTCATCGTCGACAAGTTGATCGGACTTCGCGTGAGCGAAGAGGACGAGCGCACGGGGCTCGACCTCTCGCAGCATGGAGAAGAGGGTTACGACTGGGCTGCCTGA
- a CDS encoding ribbon-helix-helix domain-containing protein: MDEPNEIQTLTISLSGPMKRFVEDQVASGEYASMSAYIGSLVRADQKRQAKAQLEHVLLDALQSQEGDPMDVTSEMVEEFRQRLPSRTPRRLTE, encoded by the coding sequence ATGGATGAACCGAACGAGATCCAGACTTTAACTATCTCCCTGTCAGGCCCCATGAAGCGATTTGTGGAAGACCAGGTGGCCAGCGGGGAGTACGCCAGCATGAGCGCCTACATCGGCTCGCTGGTTCGCGCCGATCAGAAACGTCAGGCCAAGGCGCAGTTGGAGCACGTCCTGCTTGACGCGCTTCAGTCCCAGGAAGGTGACCCTATGGACGTTACCTCTGAGATGGTGGAAGAGTTTCGGCAGAGGCTGCCTAGTCGGACCCCGCGGCGTTTGACGGAATAG
- a CDS encoding HAD-IA family hydrolase: MKITTQGLLFDMDGVLISSIGSVVRSWRIWTKEYGIPGWETYEVPHGKRAIDIIRELRPDFDEAGVLAALRWIEDIEIVDTADLKVLPGARELLESLPPERWSIVTSATRRLLLGRLEAAGLPIPARIIAADDVVNGKPHPEPYMTGAKLLGFDPADCIVFEDAPAGVGAGLAAGSRVIGVLGTHTAEELSAATWIVPSLEGVVARNTADGLEIEFDAL, encoded by the coding sequence GTGAAGATTACGACGCAGGGGCTGCTGTTCGACATGGACGGCGTGCTCATCAGCTCGATCGGTTCGGTCGTTCGTTCGTGGCGCATCTGGACGAAGGAGTACGGCATTCCGGGCTGGGAGACCTACGAGGTGCCGCACGGCAAGCGCGCGATCGACATCATCCGCGAGCTTCGGCCTGATTTTGACGAAGCGGGCGTGCTGGCTGCGCTCCGTTGGATTGAAGATATCGAAATCGTCGACACCGCTGACCTGAAGGTGCTGCCTGGAGCGCGCGAGCTGCTGGAGTCGCTGCCGCCCGAGCGGTGGTCGATTGTGACCTCTGCGACGCGGCGATTGCTGCTCGGAAGGCTGGAGGCTGCAGGGCTTCCGATTCCGGCGCGGATCATCGCGGCTGATGATGTCGTGAATGGCAAACCGCATCCGGAGCCTTACATGACCGGGGCGAAGCTGCTTGGCTTCGATCCTGCTGATTGCATCGTCTTCGAAGACGCTCCGGCGGGTGTTGGCGCAGGTCTGGCTGCGGGCAGCCGCGTGATTGGCGTGCTCGGGACGCATACTGCGGAGGAGCTCTCGGCCGCGACGTGGATCGTGCCTTCGCTAGAGGGTGTTGTAGCGCGGAACACAGCAGATGGGCTGGAAATCGAGTTCGATGCGCTCTAA
- a CDS encoding GyrI-like domain-containing protein → MSYELRELPGMTVMGIYARLSNAELNKLGDLWRRFHEMGDHKIVEARLNDMHCCVYCEYEGDHTQPYTVVIGCEVAEGTPAVEGMKTVRIETGKFAVYNRPYERPNPVFATWEEIWATPSEDLDRRFQADFDRYGAAEGITVNVGVR, encoded by the coding sequence GTGAGTTACGAGTTACGCGAGTTGCCGGGCATGACCGTCATGGGCATTTATGCCCGGCTCTCAAATGCTGAGCTGAATAAGCTCGGCGATCTTTGGCGCAGGTTTCACGAGATGGGAGACCACAAGATCGTCGAAGCGCGGCTCAACGACATGCACTGCTGCGTCTATTGCGAGTACGAGGGCGATCACACGCAGCCTTATACCGTAGTGATCGGGTGCGAGGTCGCAGAGGGCACGCCTGCGGTTGAAGGCATGAAGACGGTGCGCATCGAGACAGGGAAGTTTGCCGTCTACAACCGGCCTTACGAGCGACCGAACCCGGTCTTCGCGACCTGGGAAGAGATATGGGCAACGCCCTCGGAGGATTTGGACCGCAGGTTTCAAGCCGACTTTGATCGTTACGGTGCTGCGGAGGGCATTACGGTGAATGTGGGGGTTCGGTGA